Proteins from one Sulfurihydrogenibium sp. genomic window:
- a CDS encoding metalloregulator ArsR/SmtB family transcription factor — protein sequence MELKEGTKELEKWQDEQFLEDTAELLKALAHPARLKIIGFLASGKKCVKHIWEALDLPQPNVSQHLSVLRNRGILGYKREGSIVCYYIKDKRVLDLYKNLTQED from the coding sequence ATGGAATTAAAGGAAGGAACAAAAGAGCTTGAAAAATGGCAAGATGAACAATTTTTAGAAGATACAGCTGAACTTCTCAAAGCTTTAGCTCATCCGGCAAGACTTAAAATTATCGGGTTTCTTGCAAGCGGAAAAAAATGCGTCAAACATATATGGGAAGCTTTAGATTTGCCACAACCAAACGTATCTCAACATCTTTCAGTATTGAGAAACAGAGGAATACTTGGATACAAGCGAGAAGGTTCAATTGTATGTTATTATATTAAGGATAAAAGAGTATTAGATTTATACAAAAATTTAACACAGGAGGATTAA
- the trxA gene encoding thioredoxin encodes MAGKVISVNESNFEQEVLNSDLPVLVDFWAPWCGPCRLIAPIVEELAVELEGKAKVVKVNTDENPNLAMRYGIRAIPTIMVFKNGRVVDTKVGVQSKEVLKALLT; translated from the coding sequence ATGGCAGGCAAAGTTATATCCGTGAACGAATCAAATTTTGAACAAGAAGTATTAAACTCAGACTTACCTGTATTAGTAGACTTTTGGGCTCCATGGTGCGGTCCATGTAGATTAATAGCTCCAATCGTAGAAGAGCTTGCAGTAGAATTAGAAGGAAAGGCAAAGGTTGTAAAAGTAAATACAGATGAAAATCCTAACCTTGCAATGAGATACGGCATCAGAGCTATTCCAACGATCATGGTATTCAAAAACGGAAGAGTAGTTGATACAAAAGTTGGCGTACAGTCTAAGGAAGTTTTAAAAGCATTGCTTACATAA
- a CDS encoding CoB--CoM heterodisulfide reductase iron-sulfur subunit B family protein → MKYAFYTGCSAKGVAPELYDSTKLVAEKLGMELIELEAATCCGAGAVQEKDEFLSLVINARNLALAEELGLDMLTICNTCTLMLREAKFKLDHDPEVRAAVNEVLKESGLEYKGTIEVTHFLWEVIDAVGLDKIKEMVVRPLKEFKIAPFYGCHIIRPPYLTGYEDPDNPTSIERLIEALGGTPVDHDARLACCGFHSFWSAEDKVTLRLTAMDTQAAKKEKADFMVTPCPLCHTQLDAMQPEAEEKIGVSIGMPVLHLPQLIGLAIGLKPKELGLHKHVISTKAIIEKVA, encoded by the coding sequence ATGAAATATGCATTTTATACAGGATGTTCAGCTAAGGGCGTAGCTCCTGAGCTTTATGATTCAACAAAGCTTGTTGCAGAAAAGCTTGGAATGGAATTAATAGAGCTTGAAGCTGCTACTTGCTGTGGAGCAGGTGCCGTTCAAGAGAAAGATGAATTTTTATCTCTTGTTATAAATGCAAGAAACTTAGCATTGGCAGAAGAGCTTGGGCTTGATATGTTAACAATCTGTAATACTTGTACATTAATGCTTAGAGAAGCAAAATTCAAATTAGACCATGACCCAGAAGTTAGAGCTGCAGTTAATGAAGTTTTAAAAGAATCCGGATTAGAATATAAAGGAACAATAGAAGTTACTCACTTTTTATGGGAAGTAATAGATGCGGTTGGTCTTGATAAAATTAAAGAAATGGTGGTAAGACCATTAAAAGAGTTTAAAATAGCTCCTTTCTATGGTTGCCACATCATAAGACCACCTTACTTAACAGGATACGAAGATCCAGACAACCCAACTTCTATAGAAAGATTGATAGAAGCTCTTGGTGGAACACCTGTAGATCATGATGCAAGACTTGCTTGCTGTGGATTCCATTCTTTTTGGTCTGCAGAAGACAAAGTTACATTAAGATTAACAGCAATGGATACACAAGCAGCAAAAAAAGAAAAAGCTGACTTTATGGTAACACCTTGTCCATTGTGCCATACTCAGCTTGATGCTATGCAGCCGGAAGCAGAAGAAAAAATCGGAGTAAGTATTGGAATGCCGGTTTTACACTTACCACAGCTTATAGGTTTAGCAATAGGCTTAAAACCAAAAGAGCTTGGCTTACACAAACACGTAATTTCAACAAAAGCAATCATTGAAAAAGTAGCATAG